The following proteins come from a genomic window of Chaetodon auriga isolate fChaAug3 chromosome 16, fChaAug3.hap1, whole genome shotgun sequence:
- the LOC143333521 gene encoding ceramide synthase-like translates to MLALLTAGSVFFPGLFVLSKQTLKHMMGWSEGDAVIVSTRLVSSIQAVMASSAGCIIATSCRDVMEDRHWLTDTYILFATPYFAYDIYAMFLCYWHKLRVKGHEEEGAAGSMRAAVAGYLRRELLMVLHHVFMVVFCFPASLLWRQGKGDFFQGVLFLAELSTPSVCLGKVLIQYKQQRSLLHRVNGGLMLLTFFGCRVALFPYLYYAYGRYASIPVYTVPLVAPWQCNLGAALLWPLQLYWFTLICRGALRQFTGRSNSPPQTFKGDLDGCSTPSNCCMSHQDGGTDRR, encoded by the exons ATGTTGGCCCTCCTGACCGCCGGCTCCGTCTTCTTCCCCGGACTGTTTGTGCTGTCCAAACAGACTCTGAAGCACATGATGGGATGGAGCGAGGGGGATGCTGTCATCGTGTCTACACG ccTGGTGTCGTCCATCCAAGCCGTCATGGCGTCATCAGCCGGATGCATCATCGCCACGTCCTGCAGGGACGTCatggaggacag acatTGGCTGACCGACACCTACATCCTGTTTGCCACGCCTTACTTCGCCTACGACATCTACGCCATGTTCCTGTGCTACTGGCACAAGCTGCGGGTCAAAGGTCACGAGGAGGAGGGCGCCGCCGGGTCGATGAGGGCCGCTGTGGCGGGTTACCTGCGCAGAGAGCTGCTCATGGTGCTGCATCACGTCTTCATGGTGGTCTTCTGCTTCCCCGCCTCACTG ctgtggaGGCAGGGTAAAGGTGATTTCTTCCAGGGTGTGTTGTTTCTGGCTGAGCTCAGCACACCGTCCGTCTGTCTGGGGAAAGTCCTGATCCAG taCAAGCAGCAGCGCTCTCTGCTGCACCGAGTCAACGGAGGCCTCATGCTGCTCACCTTCTTCGGCTGCCGGGTGGCGCTCTTCCCTTACCTGTACTACGCCTACGGCAG GTATGCGTCCATCCCGGTGTACACGGTGCCCCTGGTGGCCCCCTGGCAGTGCAACCTGGGGGCCGCCCTGCTGTGGCCCCTCCAGCTCTACTGGTTCACGCTGATCTGCAGAGGAGCTCTCCGCCAGTTCACAGGACGCTCAAACTCACCGCCGCAGACCTTTAAAGGCGACCTGGACGGCTGCTCGACGCCGAGCAACTGCTGCATGTCTCACCAggatggagggacagacagacgctga